TCTTCTACGATACGCCCGTGAACATCATTAGTATGAACTAATACTAAATCTTTTTCTGATGCTGTTGCAGAAGCAGAAGCTGGTGCTGTTGGCTGTGTCTGCGTAGTTGTTGCTGACGACGAAGTATTTCCTTGCGTCTCATCTGCGAATGCTACTCCCCCTGAAGTTGCAATTGCTAATCCTACTATTGTAGCTGACGCTAATGTGTAATTTTTTTTCTTCATAATAACTTTTTTTCTCGCTTTCATATTTGTAATTTATAATTTACATAATATCATAAATGTACGAGTTTTTCAATACTAAAATCTGTATGAAATAATGATAACGATTAAAAAACGGATTTTTTTAAAATAAAAACTTTAGAATAAAATTAAAAATCAAGATTAGATTCTTCTAACCTTGATTTTTATTTATTCTTTGTTATTTAAACATATTTGCTAAAATTCGATCACTTAACCTTGGGAATAATTGACTAATTTTAACACCAACAACTAATTTAAACGGTAAATTTACCTCGCGTTTTTTTGTTTCAATTCCTTTTATTATCTTTGTTACAACAAGTTTAGGTGTTAATGTTTTACCACCCATAGCTTTTTGATAACTCTTATCTTCATCAGCTATATTAAAGAAATTTGTAGCTACAGGCCCTGGGTTTACTGTCATAACGTGAACATTATCTTTTTTAAGTTCTAAACGTAAAGAATTGAAGTATCCAATTAATGCAAATTTAGTTGCTGAATATACAGAACTTTTTGGCGTTGCAATTTTACCTGCTAATGAAGCAATAGTAACTATTGTTCCAGATTTTCTTTCTCTCATTCTCTTAGCTATTTCTGTAGTCAATTGAATAGTTCCAATTACATTTGTATCAAACATATTAACTACCTCAGCATCACTAAATTCGCTAAAGTCTTTCATAATACCATATCCTGCACCATTAATAAGAATATCGATATCTGTAATAGAAGAAAGTAACTGTTCTACTTGATCCTGCGAACCAATATCAACGCTATAAACTCTAGTTTTTACATTGTCAAAGGCGCTACACTTTTTAGCAACTTTTTCTAATGCTTCTTTTCTACGGGCAACTAATATCAACTCCACGTTTCCTTTTTGTGCGAATTGATGAGCTAATTCTCGACCTAAACCACTTGAAGCTCCTGTGATTAGTATTTTTTGTTTACCAGTTTCCATTTTACATCCCTCTTTTAACCATGTTTTGCAGCACAACTACATTGTCCTTTTAGACATTTACAGGTAATAACTTCAGCTGCAGTTTTTCTCTTTTCTTGTAATAATTCAATAATTTCATCAATATTACTTTTACTCAAATTATCTTTCTCAATTATATTCTTAACAATTATATGTGTTCTTCTTTCACAAATTCTTTCTAAAAAATTCTGTGTTAATATCTCTAAACACTCATCTTCTACACATTTTGCTGAATATAAAAATTTGTTACCTTGTTTTCTTGTTTCTAAAAAACCTTTTTCTACTAACCTTGAAAGTAAAGTTTTAATAGTTGAAGGAGTCCAAGACTTTTCTTCACCTAGAGTATCTATTACAAATTTACTTGTAGTTTCTTTATTGCTCCAGACTACTCGCATTACTTCCCATTCAGCTTCTGAAATATTAATATCCATTTCCATTCATCCTTTTTTTCTCAGTTACATCTGTAACTATAATACTATGTTAAACATATAATGTCAATTCATAAAAAACTTGATTTTAGCAATGCTAAAATCAAGTTTAAGATTTTTTCTTAATTGGATGTCTTATTACTGTTTTAAGTTTCTCCGGTACTGTTTTTCTCACATCTGAAATATAAATTTCATGATGATATCTAGTCTCATTTATATCTAACTCATAACCTTCAGAAATCATATATTCATGCATCTTAGCAACAGTTTCTGGCTCTGAATCATATGGGCCTATATGCATGCATTGCACACATTGTCCTTCATCATAAGTGAAATATTCAACCGATGAAAAATCTTCTTTTTTCTTTTCTGTCACCTGCTTAATCGCCCAATCAAATACTTCTTTTGTAACGAAATCTGGGATTCTTATTAATGAAATAAATTTGAAATTTTGTTTATTAGCATAATCAACACCTTCTATTCCATCTTGCCACCAAAAACCTTCTAATGGCGGTACCACAAAGTCAAAGTAATCAGGAATTTTATACTCTCCCTTTTTACTCATCTTTATCGCGTAAGCTACAGGATATAATAAACTTATTGATTTTTTATATTCACTATTTTCATCATTAGGATCACCACATCCCCTAACAGCTATATAATTAGCCTTATCTACATTTACAATACTTGGTTTAGTTTTAGGTGCATATAAATGCTTAAGAGTTTTTTTGAAATCTACTGCCATTTTATTTCTCCAAAATAAAGATTATTCGATCTGATTCAGAGTAATTTTTATTATTCTTATCAAAATCACAGAAATAATCTTTCACTTTAAATCCAATATTTTGAATTTCTCCAAGGACATCATTTATTTCATAAGTTCTTTGTAAATGGAACTGTTCAAGTTTTCTATATAATCCATTATTCTCTTTTATAAAAAATGACAGTTCACTTTCCACCTCTAACGAATTTTCTGTTTCATATGTGAACCATAGATAACTAATTTCTTCATCTTCATACCCAAAAACTTGTTTTTCTAGCATATCTACAACTTTTTTAGGAGTATGAATATCAAAAATAAATTTTCCGCCTTCTTTTAAAGATGAATAAACCTCTTTTAATCCTTGCTTAAATTCCTCAAAATCTGATAAATAATTAAATACATCGAATGCACTTAAAACAAAATCAAATTCTATATTTAACGATAAGATTTCTAATAGATCCATCGCAAAATAATTACAACCTGGAACTTTTTCACTCGCTATCGCTAACATTTGTTCACTATTATCTACTGCAAACACTTCTCCATATTTTTTCAGTGTTGGTAGCATCGTTCCACTACCGCAACCTAAATCAAGAACTAGAAGATTTCTTCTATCTTCTAATTCTTGATTAATAATATTTCTATAAGCATCGTAGTTGACATCCATTAGTTTATCATAAACAATACTTAAATTTTCATACATATTAAACACCTTTTATAGGGTATTTTTCAAATAATGAATCTAATTCATAGTATTCTCTATCATCACGTGTCATAATGTTAACTACAACATCACCTAAGTCCATAAGAACCCATTTAGCTTCTCTTAAACCTTCTGTGCTGTGAATTTCTCCACCATTTTCTAATACTTGTTCTCTAACTTCTTGTGCAATTGCTTCTACTTGTCTATTTGAAGGTGCATGACAGATTACAGAATAATCATATAATACTCCTGCTTGTGTTAAATCATAAGCAACGATATCATATCCGTGCTTATCGTCACATGCATCTACAACAATTTTTAATAAGTTTTCTACTTCCATTTTCATCCTCTTTCTTTATTTATTTCTTTATAATATGGAACATTACTACGTATAGTACGTCATCTTCTGGATATCTTTTCGCAAGTTTTTCGATTAACTCATCCAAAGTAACTCCGTAATATTTAGCGTAACGCTCTGTTAATGTTTCTCTAGTTACAGGTTTAACTAAATCAACTTCTAATGTAGCAAACACTGTATCTGGATCTTCATAAGTTGTAGCTTCTAATAAATCACCTTTCTTGAAATGAGCTTCACTCTTATTTCTGATAGTGATTGTTTTTTCATCTGTTAAGATTTTGTCTTTATTTTTTTCTTTAAATCCAACACGATAATTTTTAATATTATAGTAGTTATAACATTCTAATAATGAAGGATAAATTCTTTCATCATTGTCAATTAAGTAAACTAATGTATATTTTGCCGCAAGTCTAACCGCTTCATCAAGATCATATTGAGATACTTCTGTCACTTCAGCTAAATGCGGGTGTTTTCTTTGTGGATCAATATAGTCAGCGATAAAGATTATTTTTTCTAGTAGCGTCATGTGCTTTCTACCGAAAGTATGGTTTGCAACAGCAAGCTTAACCTCTTCATCAGCAACACCAAATTCTTCTTCGATATATGCACTTGCTACTGGTCCATGAAGAACCTCTACAGGATAATCTAATAAATTAACATCTAAATTATGTAAAATTACATATTTTTTCATTAATACTTCATCCATAGGTTTACAAACATCATGAACTAAAGCTGCTAATGCTGCTCTTTCCAAACTTGCCCCATAAATTTCTGCTAAATGTTTCGCCACTTCCACAACTCTTAAAGTGTGTTCGTATCTTTTTTCTGGTAATATTTCTTTTACTCTATTTTGAATTTCTTGATATTCCATATAAACTCAACTCCTCTATATATGACCTACATTCATCAGTGATCATATATTTAATACTTTTCTTATTTTTTAAATTATCTCTAATTAAACTAGAACTTATCTCTATTATTGGAGTCCTCATTATCTCATAACTTATAGATTTATAAAATACATCTCCATTTACTACCTCATACAAATCCTCTTCGTCTCGTGCTACAAAAATAAATGTTACAAGTTTAGATAGTTCTTCTATATTATACCATCTTTTTAAATCTTTCGCTCTATCTGTTCCAATAATAAAATAGATTTTTTCATTTTTATATAGTTCACTAAAATACTTAACGGTATTATAACTATAACTTATCCCTTCATTTGAGATTTCATAATCACTAACTTCAAATTTTAAATTATCTCTTACACTCAGCTTAGTCATCTCAAATCTATTCTTATCACTAGCCTCCAATTTTCGGCCTTTTAAGGGTGTAATATATGATGGTATAAAGATAATTTTTTCTAAATTATAAGTTTCTAGTGCATTTTCAGCTGTAATTAAATGTCCAATATGTATTGGATCAAAACTACCTCCATAAAGTGCAATTGACATCTTACTTCACCAACTCTATTTTTCTATACTTTTCCTTAGAGCTTTGTTTGTATAATACAATTGTGTGTCCAATAACTTGAACTAATTCAGATGAAGTACGTTCAGATAAAATTTTCGCTACCTCATCTTTATCTTCTTCACAGTTTTGTAAAATACTAACTTTTAGTAATTCACGTTTTTCTAACGCATCTCTGATTCCTTGAATCATATCACTATTCACACCTGATTTTCCAACTTGGAAAATCGGTGATAAATGATGTGCTAATGCTCTTAATTGTCTTTTTTGTTTTCCTTTTAACATCTTATCCTCTTTTCTTATACTATATTATTGATTCACGTACAAACACTTCAATTTCTTCTGGAACATGAATATCAATCTTACATCCACTATCGCTATTAACCGTTATCCAACCTAATCCAGAAATTACAATATCCATTTTTCTACTATCAATAGTGAAACTTTTCTTAACTTGATTATTGAATATTGAAATATTATCTTCAAATGGTGGTTTCAATAACGTTCCTAAATGTTTTTCAAATAATGCATCTGCATTACTAAGTTTTGTACGATGAATTTCTACTAAATTAGACGCATATAAAGTGAAACTTTGACGCTCACCTTCTACAAAGTCCATTCTAGCCATACCACCAAAGAATAAACTTTGCTCAGCATTCAATTGAAATACGCGAGCTTTAATCTCCTTTTTAGGCATTACTAATTTTAAACTTTGTGCATCTAGATAATGAGCAATATCGTAATCTAATATGATACCCGGCGTATCATAAATACTAGTAGCTCTGTCTAAAGGTATCTCGATCATTCCAAGTGTTGTTCCAGGGAAGTGAGATGTTGTAATAACATTTTTATCCCCAGTTGTAAGTTCAATAAGTTTGTTAATAAATGTAGACTTACCAACATTTGTCGCACCTACAATATATACATCCTTACCATTACGAAGCTCATCTATACGACTAGCAGCTTCTTCTACACCTTGATTTTTTATTGCACTAATTAATAGAATATCTTTTACTTTAATTCCTTTCGCCTTAAGCATCTTAAACAACCATTGTTTCACCTTATTTTGTTTAACTGATTTCGGTAGTAAATCTAGTTTATTAGCTACTAAGACAATATCTTTATTATTTCCTACGATATCTACTACATCTTCAATCCAACTTCCAGAAAAATCAAAGATATCTACAACTTTTACTATTAATGCATCTTTTTTCGATAATGTTTTGATAAGTTGATAAAAATCTTCAGCACCTAGTTGAACATCAGATACCTCATTATAATTTTTCAATCTGAAACATCTTTTACAAACAAGATTACCATCAATACTTTTTTCTACAACACTTTTTGGTAAGTAGCCTTGTTTATTTTGATCCTCACTTTGAATTTCAACACCACAACCTATACAATAAACTTTATTACTCAATATGGCCTCCACTATTTTCTTTCTTGTGTTTTAATCTATATCCTACTTTTTTCATTTTAGGAAATGCTTTTCTTCTAGTTAGATTATGTATTATTAATGCTTCAAAAAATCTATTAATTCTAGTTTTAAAAGCATCTGTCTTTGAAATTGGTTTAACTAATACACTCATGGCTCCAAAACTTTTCGCTCCTAAAACATCAGTTAAAACTTGATCTCCTAAAATAATTGCTTCTTCTGGCTTTCTATTTAATTTTTTTAGTGCTCTTTTAAAACCGATAGTTAAAGGCTTCTTTGCACCCGCAACATATTGAAGATTTAATTTTTTACAAAATTCTTCAACACGCTCTTCTGTATTATTAGATACAACAATAATATCAAAACCAGCTTTCTTCATCTTCTTTAGCCATTTATTCAATTCTTTAGTATCTTTCTTACTATCCCATGATATTAAAGTATTATCTAAATCTGAAATAATTACTTTTTTGTTGTGCATATTCATATACTCAACATCAATAAACTCATACTTTTCTACAAAATCATCTGGTGAAAAATATCTTTTTAGTACCATTTTTTCTACACAATAGCCTATAAAATAGTTGCTATTTTCTCTCCCATCTTGATTTCTTTATTCTCTAAGTTTTCTTCTAAGATTATGTTATCTTTTTCAAACAGTAATACAACTGTTGAACCAAACTCGAAATAACCCAACTCTTCTCCTTTTTTCACATAGATACTCTCATATGTAGGAATAATTGAGTTAACATTTTGAGCCCCTACAGGTATTAGTGTATAATTGATTTTTCCACTTAATTTATACACTTGTCTGTAGTTATAACTTAGTATATTATCTCCTAATTCTAACCCAAGATTATTAACTGGATATGAATATTTACCAAGACTATAAGCATCCTTTACTTGGCAATTCATAGGAAAGTGAATACGGTGATAATTCTTAGGACTAAGATATATTATCATGTATGTACCATCTTTATATTTATCCGCTAACTCACTATCTCCTACCAATGTTTGAACGTTGTAAACTTGATTTTTCACAACAAATGTTCTTTCTTCAGAAATAACACCTACTTCAGAAATCACTCCATCAGTTGGACTTACAAGTGAATTCTCATCTAGATTGATTGGTCGAGCATCTGGGCGTAACTTTCTAATAAAAAATTCATTTAAATTTTTAAAATCATCAATTTCATCTAAAATTTCATCAGTATTAATATCATATACCTTAGCAAATGGTTGTATCATTAATCGACTTAGATTAGATTTTGTTAATTTTTTCAGAGCTTTAGAGCTCATATTTCCATTAGTTAATTCAACACAAAGTTGAAACATTTTCTTCTTTAACATACCCGTCTCCTTATTGAATATCATTCTATATTTTACTATAAAAGTCGGTTAAATACAAATATTGCAAAGAAAAAAGCTAATAATATATCAAAATTATCTATTAAAATTTATTTTTTTAAATAATAATTATTATTACATTATATTCTTATATTTCCATAATTTTAGAATTATAGACTATTTTGAATGTTACACGTTAACACTGCCTATAATTCAGTATCTGTATATTCAGGTTAAGTAGAAAATTTTTATTATATATTGTTGATTTTAATAACATAAAATTGTATAATAGAATTATAATAATAAAACAAGGGAGTGAATGACATGACGTTAAACAATAAAGTTAAAGAAAACATTATTTTAACAACTGTCCAAAACGTTTGAACTAAGGGCTATTCTCTGACAAGTGTTCAGGATATAATTAAAAAAGCTAAAGCCCCTAAGGGAAGCGTATACTACTATTTTCCAAAAGGAAAAGATGAAATTTATCTAGAAGCATTAGATAAAATCAACAGTAATGTAAAAAAAGAATTTAAAACAATTTCTCCAAAATTAGGGACTTTAGAGGAGTATTTAACAGCTATTTTTGATCTTTTTATATCAAAAGGGAAAGCTTGTAAACGTAGTGGTTTTTCACTTACATTATTGGCGATGGAGACTGCAGAACTTTCTCCAATAATCGCTGAAAAATGCAGTGATATTCTTGAAAATTGGCGTTTACTACTTGCTGATGGTTTATTCGATAGAAATCTACCAGAAGATGTTTGTAACCCTGTTAGCGAATGGTTATTCACTAGTATCCAAGGTGCATTAACTGCTAATAGAATTCACAAAGATGAAGCATTCCTGTTCAATATAAAATCATCAATAAAATTTGTTTCTACCTCTTCTCCTGAAACACTTAGAGAAATATTCTCTAAATCAGATGAAGACGAAGTTGTCGCATAACGAAAAACCTTCTTTATTGAATTAAATTATCGATAAAGAAGGTTCTTTAATTTATTAAATTGTATTAATCATCTGCATTGTTAATGAATTAATTTTTTGACTCACAAATTTCTTTATTGCAGGATCTATGTCTAATCTATCTAAAGCTAATTCAAAATCCTCCAACCAATATTTTGCTTCTTTTATTGAAATTGGTAATTTCATATGTTTTTTTCTTAAATCTGGAGTAGCGAATACAGAATGCCCTGGCTCCCCTAAAAACAACCTAAAGAATTTCTTTTGTTCCACTTTTATTTTCTCAAACCCATCATTAAACAAAATATTTATTCTATCATCATTAGGGATAATATCATCATACATATGTATAACTAACTCATCAATTTTTTCTTCTCCTATTTTTTCATATAGGTTCATAATTACCTCCACAATTTGTACATATTTTTTTCACTTTTTGTCCTTATTTATATTAAACTACATATAGTATTATTTTGCAATTAAAATGCTATCAAACATCAATTTATTATTGATATTATTTTTTGAATTTAGCAAATTTTATTGTCAAAAATACAAAACGTAGAATAGGATATTACCCACTCTACGTCTCAATACTACTATTTTAATAATTTTTTGAATGCATCCACTTTGTCAGTTCTTTCCCAAGTGAATTCTACATCTTCACGTCCAAAGTGACCATATGCAGCTGTTTTCTTAAAGATTGGTTTTCTTAAGTCTAAAGTTTCGATGATTCCGTTTGGTGTTAAACGGAATTCTTCTTTAATAGTTTTAACGATATCCCCTTCGTCAACTTTTGAAGTTCCGAATGTTTCAACAAAGATTGATACTGGGTGAGCCACTCCAATTGCGTAAGCTAATTGAACTTCAGCTTTATCACAGATTCCACTAGCTACGATATTCTTGGCAATATATCTAGCCATATATGCTCCTGATCTATCTACTTTAGTCGCATCTTTACCACTGAATGCTCCACCACCGTGACGTGAGAATCCACCGTATGTATCAACAATAATTTTACGTCCTGTAAGTCCAGCATCTCCTACTGGTCCACCGATTACGAATCTTCCTGTTGGATTGATGAAGTACTTAGTATTTTCATCTAATAATTCTTTATCTAAACATGGCTCGATTACATATTTTTTGATATCAGCGTGAATTTGTTCTTGAGTTACATCTGCATCGTGTTGAGTTGAAACTACGATTGTATCGATTCTATTTACTTTATGATTCACATCATATTCGATTGTAACTTGAACTTTTCCATCTGGCCCTAAGTAAGTTAGCGTTCCATTTTTTCTGACTTCTGCTAATTGTTTCGAAAGTTTTTGACTTAGGTAAATTGGTAGTGGCATATATGTTGGTGTTTCATTAGTTGCAAATCCAAACATAAGACCTTGGTCACCCGCACCTACTTCATTTTCTTCTTTTTGTTGTTTTGTTTCTAATGAATTATCAACTCCAAGTGCGATGTCTGGAGATTGTTTATCTAAACCAACAAGAACTGAAATATGATCTCCTGAATATCCTTTATTAGGATCAGTGTATCCAATTTCATTAATTGTATCACGTACGATTTGTTGGAAGTCAACATTTGCTGTTGTTGAAACTTCTCCTACTAGCACAGCTAATCCTGTGTTTACACAAGTTTCACAAGCTACACGTCCGTATGGATCTTGTTCTAAAATCGCATCTAAAATCGCATCTGACACTTGGTCTGCAATTTTATCTGGGTGTCCTTCTGTTACTGATTCTGATGTAAATAAATATGTTTTGCTCATTTTTTTCTCCTAAAATATTTTTTGTCTGATATTAATACAAATCTTTCTAAGTCCTTAATATCTTTTAACTAAAAATAAAAGACCTTATCTTATAGACAAGGTCTTTATGTATACCTCATCGTTCAAAGTAACCTTTGCTAAGGAAAGCACCTTAATCAATTGATTAGGTTGCCGGAGTTCATCGGGCCTTATCCCTCACTCACTCTTGATAAGTATTTATATTTCTTTTATCAGCATATTCGATTTTAATATACTTTCTGTCATTTGTCAAATGATAAAGTATAAAATTAATATTCAATATTATACTTACTTCTCTCCTTAAGAATTTTTTTCTTTAACTTCTCCGCTTCTTCAATTGGAAGATAATCAATCGATAATTTGCTATATATTCCCGTTATCTGTATATTGGCTAATTTAAACTTATTTAAAATTGGACCTGTATGAATAGTAACATTTTGAATGATATTAAATGGTAAAGTTTTTTTACTCTTGAAAAACACTCCTTCAACTTCCGACACACCCATTTCGTCTACTTCATAAGAATAATTTTTAATTACTAATGGTGGGATAATTAAA
This is a stretch of genomic DNA from Gemella haemolysans. It encodes these proteins:
- a CDS encoding SDR family NAD(P)-dependent oxidoreductase, which translates into the protein METGKQKILITGASSGLGRELAHQFAQKGNVELILVARRKEALEKVAKKCSAFDNVKTRVYSVDIGSQDQVEQLLSSITDIDILINGAGYGIMKDFSEFSDAEVVNMFDTNVIGTIQLTTEIAKRMRERKSGTIVTIASLAGKIATPKSSVYSATKFALIGYFNSLRLELKKDNVHVMTVNPGPVATNFFNIADEDKSYQKAMGGKTLTPKLVVTKIIKGIETKKREVNLPFKLVVGVKISQLFPRLSDRILANMFK
- a CDS encoding CopY/TcrY family copper transport repressor — encoded protein: MDINISEAEWEVMRVVWSNKETTSKFVIDTLGEEKSWTPSTIKTLLSRLVEKGFLETRKQGNKFLYSAKCVEDECLEILTQNFLERICERRTHIIVKNIIEKDNLSKSNIDEIIELLQEKRKTAAEVITCKCLKGQCSCAAKHG
- a CDS encoding GyrI-like domain-containing protein codes for the protein MAVDFKKTLKHLYAPKTKPSIVNVDKANYIAVRGCGDPNDENSEYKKSISLLYPVAYAIKMSKKGEYKIPDYFDFVVPPLEGFWWQDGIEGVDYANKQNFKFISLIRIPDFVTKEVFDWAIKQVTEKKKEDFSSVEYFTYDEGQCVQCMHIGPYDSEPETVAKMHEYMISEGYELDINETRYHHEIYISDVRKTVPEKLKTVIRHPIKKKS
- a CDS encoding class I SAM-dependent DNA methyltransferase, which translates into the protein MYENLSIVYDKLMDVNYDAYRNIINQELEDRRNLLVLDLGCGSGTMLPTLKKYGEVFAVDNSEQMLAIASEKVPGCNYFAMDLLEILSLNIEFDFVLSAFDVFNYLSDFEEFKQGLKEVYSSLKEGGKFIFDIHTPKKVVDMLEKQVFGYEDEEISYLWFTYETENSLEVESELSFFIKENNGLYRKLEQFHLQRTYEINDVLGEIQNIGFKVKDYFCDFDKNNKNYSESDRIIFILEK
- the rsfS gene encoding ribosome silencing factor, whose product is MEVENLLKIVVDACDDKHGYDIVAYDLTQAGVLYDYSVICHAPSNRQVEAIAQEVREQVLENGGEIHSTEGLREAKWVLMDLGDVVVNIMTRDDREYYELDSLFEKYPIKGV
- the yqeK gene encoding bis(5'-nucleosyl)-tetraphosphatase (symmetrical) YqeK, giving the protein MEYQEIQNRVKEILPEKRYEHTLRVVEVAKHLAEIYGASLERAALAALVHDVCKPMDEVLMKKYVILHNLDVNLLDYPVEVLHGPVASAYIEEEFGVADEEVKLAVANHTFGRKHMTLLEKIIFIADYIDPQRKHPHLAEVTEVSQYDLDEAVRLAAKYTLVYLIDNDERIYPSLLECYNYYNIKNYRVGFKEKNKDKILTDEKTITIRNKSEAHFKKGDLLEATTYEDPDTVFATLEVDLVKPVTRETLTERYAKYYGVTLDELIEKLAKRYPEDDVLYVVMFHIIKK
- the nadD gene encoding nicotinate (nicotinamide) nucleotide adenylyltransferase, coding for MSIALYGGSFDPIHIGHLITAENALETYNLEKIIFIPSYITPLKGRKLEASDKNRFEMTKLSVRDNLKFEVSDYEISNEGISYSYNTVKYFSELYKNEKIYFIIGTDRAKDLKRWYNIEELSKLVTFIFVARDEEDLYEVVNGDVFYKSISYEIMRTPIIEISSSLIRDNLKNKKSIKYMITDECRSYIEELSLYGISRNSK
- the yhbY gene encoding ribosome assembly RNA-binding protein YhbY — protein: MLKGKQKRQLRALAHHLSPIFQVGKSGVNSDMIQGIRDALEKRELLKVSILQNCEEDKDEVAKILSERTSSELVQVIGHTIVLYKQSSKEKYRKIELVK
- the yqeH gene encoding ribosome biogenesis GTPase YqeH, translating into MSNKVYCIGCGVEIQSEDQNKQGYLPKSVVEKSIDGNLVCKRCFRLKNYNEVSDVQLGAEDFYQLIKTLSKKDALIVKVVDIFDFSGSWIEDVVDIVGNNKDIVLVANKLDLLPKSVKQNKVKQWLFKMLKAKGIKVKDILLISAIKNQGVEEAASRIDELRNGKDVYIVGATNVGKSTFINKLIELTTGDKNVITTSHFPGTTLGMIEIPLDRATSIYDTPGIILDYDIAHYLDAQSLKLVMPKKEIKARVFQLNAEQSLFFGGMARMDFVEGERQSFTLYASNLVEIHRTKLSNADALFEKHLGTLLKPPFEDNISIFNNQVKKSFTIDSRKMDIVISGLGWITVNSDSGCKIDIHVPEEIEVFVRESII
- a CDS encoding YqeG family HAD IIIA-type phosphatase codes for the protein MVLKRYFSPDDFVEKYEFIDVEYMNMHNKKVIISDLDNTLISWDSKKDTKELNKWLKKMKKAGFDIIVVSNNTEERVEEFCKKLNLQYVAGAKKPLTIGFKRALKKLNRKPEEAIILGDQVLTDVLGAKSFGAMSVLVKPISKTDAFKTRINRFFEALIIHNLTRRKAFPKMKKVGYRLKHKKENSGGHIE
- a CDS encoding phosphatidylserine decarboxylase → MLKKKMFQLCVELTNGNMSSKALKKLTKSNLSRLMIQPFAKVYDINTDEILDEIDDFKNLNEFFIRKLRPDARPINLDENSLVSPTDGVISEVGVISEERTFVVKNQVYNVQTLVGDSELADKYKDGTYMIIYLSPKNYHRIHFPMNCQVKDAYSLGKYSYPVNNLGLELGDNILSYNYRQVYKLSGKINYTLIPVGAQNVNSIIPTYESIYVKKGEELGYFEFGSTVVLLFEKDNIILEENLENKEIKMGEKIATIL
- a CDS encoding TetR/AcrR family transcriptional regulator, which translates into the protein MTSVQDIIKKAKAPKGSVYYYFPKGKDEIYLEALDKINSNVKKEFKTISPKLGTLEEYLTAIFDLFISKGKACKRSGFSLTLLAMETAELSPIIAEKCSDILENWRLLLADGLFDRNLPEDVCNPVSEWLFTSIQGALTANRIHKDEAFLFNIKSSIKFVSTSSPETLREIFSKSDEDEVVA
- a CDS encoding truncated hemoglobin, which translates into the protein MNLYEKIGEEKIDELVIHMYDDIIPNDDRINILFNDGFEKIKVEQKKFFRLFLGEPGHSVFATPDLRKKHMKLPISIKEAKYWLEDFELALDRLDIDPAIKKFVSQKINSLTMQMINTI
- the metK gene encoding methionine adenosyltransferase, which produces MSKTYLFTSESVTEGHPDKIADQVSDAILDAILEQDPYGRVACETCVNTGLAVLVGEVSTTANVDFQQIVRDTINEIGYTDPNKGYSGDHISVLVGLDKQSPDIALGVDNSLETKQQKEENEVGAGDQGLMFGFATNETPTYMPLPIYLSQKLSKQLAEVRKNGTLTYLGPDGKVQVTIEYDVNHKVNRIDTIVVSTQHDADVTQEQIHADIKKYVIEPCLDKELLDENTKYFINPTGRFVIGGPVGDAGLTGRKIIVDTYGGFSRHGGGAFSGKDATKVDRSGAYMARYIAKNIVASGICDKAEVQLAYAIGVAHPVSIFVETFGTSKVDEGDIVKTIKEEFRLTPNGIIETLDLRKPIFKKTAAYGHFGREDVEFTWERTDKVDAFKKLLK
- a CDS encoding PH domain-containing protein; translation: MNRIFEKKSSNLPQRAIQYVRIHFGIYALLLLSPVIGKSVYDYFKTKINYTFLGLGILAIITIYAIVALIIPPLVIKNYSYEVDEMGVSEVEGVFFKSKKTLPFNIIQNVTIHTGPILNKFKLANIQITGIYSKLSIDYLPIEEAEKLKKKILKERSKYNIEY